GGTTAGTCAAAGATCTTATgggttgtttggtaaccattattttaatgtatTATCTTCCCATAATTCATTATACAGATTATAATATATTTTATATGTGTTTGGCAACTATTATAATAATTGTTTACATTAATCGTgattgaaaaaatccattatttctaTAAACAGAACaaaattgttttgaaaatttattataatcaattattttttctaacaaactcaaaccgaattttttcttcttattttctctaaactatcaagagagagaCAAAAAGAGAACACATGACTACAAAAAAATCCTTGATCATTATTCTTTTCTCTCCTTTTTGAAATCATCAtttaaatcaattatttgaaaaaatgTGTTTGagaaaaattattttaaaaatgattatatcaaaatcatttatcaatttataattatctataatcataaattttatcaAACAAGACCTATATATTTTTACTTTCAATTTTGGAGATATCTCTTGATGATATTTAAATTTTAGAATTGTATTTATATCTTGAATGTTCAATATTTTCATGCATGCAGACTGGAGGGCGATCGTACCCTGTTGAATTAGGACGAAGAGATGGATTGAAATCAACTGCATCAAGTGTCCACTTGCCAAGTCCACACCAAAACCTCAACCAGCTTAACGCCATCTTCAGTAAAGTTGGCCTAAATCAAGATGATTTGATTGCTCTATCAGGTAACTAGCTAGCTGTGGTATATGAATTACTCATTTTGATGATACAATAAGCGTAATATGTTCAAATCAATAACAGACATTTTGTTTTGCTCAAATTGCTCGTAAGACAGTCTCGGAAGAAATCTCTAACTGATggattggtttgtttttatttttatcacaGCTGCACATTCAATAGGGTTTTCTCACTGCAAGCATGTCGAGAAACGTCTATACAGTTGGAATAGCAAAAACAAAGTTGACCCCACATTAAACGCCTTCTATGCAACTCAACTAAAACAACAGTGTCCTAAAAAGGTTGATCCTAGAATTGCTATCAACATGGACCCAGTCACACCAAAGAAGTTCGATATTCAATACTACAAGAATCTCAAACAAGGTAAAGGTCTATTCACATCAGACCAAGTTCTCTTTACTGATAAAAGGTCTAGGCCAATTGTTAATGATTGGGCTATCAATGCTGGTAACTTTAACAAAGCCTTCGAAATTGCCATGACCAAGCTTGGACGTGTTGGGGTTTTGACCGGTAAACAAGGAAACATCCGTCGCATGTGTGACGCTTTCAACTAAGCAAAGAAAAAAAGTTTGTCGTGTTTGTTTCCTATTTAAGCATTTCTCATTATTTTTCAATATAACGATTTGTTAAATATTTTCTAATTACAATCGACGAGGAAGAGATAGTCATGGTTGTTTAGGGGCGTCTTTGATGTAAGTCAGCAACAATTGATGTAATTGTATTACATTGTTCGTTTTATGTTTGTATTGGTTTGTTTTACCATTAACCATTAATAACGTGGTGATTTGTCCACATTTTTGAAATATATTCCAGTATTttgtttgatttctttttcttattttttttttaacatttttttttttgataaatttcataaaatttcattcatgataaaatagaaatatatgAACTTtaaaaacatcaagatcaaaAATCAACATTTAAAAGGTACTAACAAAGAGTAATTCTTGAAGAAAAGTAACGAACTACCAACAAGAATACCAAGCAATTCGAAGATTGAAAAAAATGATTTTGGACttataatccaaccattttgatagggttttttcttcttgaaaaagaTTTCTTCTCATAAAAGTATGAGAGTAATATGGCtaaagtcttgaatcttgatcaccACACTTGAACCTCCATCCAAAATTTCCATTGAAATCATAAAGAAACATCATGAGAGAGCATAAGGAGAAGACataaacaaaaaggaaaaaacacCCACAAGAACACCATAAAATCTCCTAAAAACAATGGAGCTTGAAACAAATACTTAAATAATATCTAACATAAACTAATAGCTAtctaagaaaacaaagaaaaggaaagaaacatGCTCAAACCTAGCCCAAACTGGACTAGATATGAGCAGAAAGCTTTAATggtgatgagttttttttttttagttttgaaaaggagctagagaggagagagaaacttgggaaaaaaatttatctgttttttttcctttttctaacTGATGTTTAGCCAATAGTGGTTGTCCATTAATTAAGTCTTGTCGGTCGGGCCTGTTTTCTCTAAGGTcatttttctaaaaacaaaaattctatcagggggttagtcctcgagtgatttcgggagagttgagtgtattttaaatcttagggattttgagagagtttgagagagtgtagggagtttgagagagttttgtgtttttgagttcagggagttcgAGGgaatgtagggagtttgagagagttttgcgtttttgagttcagggagtttgggggagtgtagggagtttga
This genomic stretch from Papaver somniferum cultivar HN1 chromosome 5, ASM357369v1, whole genome shotgun sequence harbors:
- the LOC113283462 gene encoding peroxidase 35-like isoform X2, which produces MGSFKVFSLAVLCVLALNFYVGSAQLKTNFYSKSCPNVESIVKEAVAKKFKQTFVTAPATLRLFFHDCMVNGCDASVMIQSTPGNKAEKDHPDNLSLAGDGFDTVIKAKAAVEKKCKNKVSCADILALAARDVIVLTGGRSYPVELGRRDGLKSTASSVHLPSPHQNLNQLNAIFSKVGLNQDDLIALSAAHSIGFSHCKHVEKRLYSWNSKNKVDPTLNAFYATQLKQQCPKKVDPRIAINMDPVTPKKFDIQYYKNLKQGKGLFTSDQVLFTDKRSRPIVNDWAINAGNFNKAFEIAMTKLGRVGVLTGKQGNIRRMCDAFN
- the LOC113283462 gene encoding peroxidase 35-like isoform X1, which encodes MELIISPIHISSSFLSFILQEMGSFKVFSLAVLCVLALNFYVGSAQLKTNFYSKSCPNVESIVKEAVAKKFKQTFVTAPATLRLFFHDCMVNGCDASVMIQSTPGNKAEKDHPDNLSLAGDGFDTVIKAKAAVEKKCKNKVSCADILALAARDVIVLTGGRSYPVELGRRDGLKSTASSVHLPSPHQNLNQLNAIFSKVGLNQDDLIALSAAHSIGFSHCKHVEKRLYSWNSKNKVDPTLNAFYATQLKQQCPKKVDPRIAINMDPVTPKKFDIQYYKNLKQGKGLFTSDQVLFTDKRSRPIVNDWAINAGNFNKAFEIAMTKLGRVGVLTGKQGNIRRMCDAFN